The nucleotide sequence TTTAAGTTGTTTTCTGTGAGTTAGATAGTTTTTTCTAATTTTATTATTTAGACTCTAAACTGATTGATTCCTAATCTATGATTATAGCAATCTGGGTTGAGGTTCTAATTTTTATCCCAGGGGTAATGTCCCGGCAAACCCAAAGGTAAATCGGGTAACTGCTTTGCAAACCCCTAGATTTTTTTTCACAAATCCGATACCGCTTGCTACACAAACTGGGCAAGAAATTCCAGAAAAAATTTTCTAATTATTGCTGAGGGAGGATTATCGGCTAGAATTGCTAGAATGTAGGGAGTTCTAAGATCAGGAATTTCCCTGGAATTGATTAACCTGAGTTAATTTTACTCTCAGATCTGAAAATAAACTGATTTCCAATCTCCCACCTATTTTTTATGTTTTTATGAACGGAGTAGAACAGACCGAACTCTCTCAATTAGATACTATTTGTGAAAAGGCAGAACAGATTTTTGAAGGGGCGCTGCAAGAATTTTTAGTGCATGGCTATGCGGGAACCAGTATGGATCGGGTTGCGACCTCGGCGGGAGTGTCCAAAGCAACAATTTATAACCATTTTGGGGATAAAGAAGGGTTATTTATTGCCTTAGTGAAGCGGTTAGCCCAGAAAAAATATCAAATTTTTGTTGAGTCTCACAAAGCGGAATTGATGCAAGCTGAACCTGCAATTGCATTGCGAAAACTTGCTAATACTATTTTAGATCATTCCATGCAAGATCAGGAATATTTAGCGTTTATCCGCCTAGTGATTGGAGAATCTGGGCGATTTCCAGAATTAGCTAAAACCTTTGTGCATAATTTAGGAAAACCGGGGATTCAAGTGTTAACAGAATATTTAACAAATCAGCGCTATATTATGATTCGTGATCCAGAAGCAACGGCGCGAGTTATTATTGGCACATTAGCCCACTATGTATTACTGCAAGAAATTTTACAAGGAAAAGAGATTGTTCCAATGGAACGAGATCGTATGATTAATACTTTAGTGGATTTAATTAGCCCTAACCTGACATCTGCCTCCTAAATTCGTTTATGACTCCATCTCCTGTGCAACTGCTGATAATCGATGATGACCCTATTTTTCAGATGGGGTTGCGAACGGCATTAGAACCCTTTTCTGATTTAGAAGTCATCGCAGATGTTGAAAGTCGGGATGCTGCATTACAGGTGTTAGAAAGTCGCAGTCAGATCAATATTGATGGCAATAATCAGAAACCTGTTGATTTAATTATTTTAGAGTTAGGGTTAAAAATTGAGCAAAATCCAGGGATTCAAACTCATCCTATCTGCGATTTTTGTCAACAGTTAAAAACCCAATATCCTCAAATTCCGATTTTATTATTAACGGCGATTAAACAACCTAATTTATTACTAAATGCTCAAAAATTAGGGGTAGACGGTTATTGTGCTAAGGGAATTCCAGTGACAGAATTGGTTTCAATTATTCGTCAAATGGCTGCGGGAGAACGTTATTGGTTAGAATCTTTAGCTGTATTAAATCGAGAACCTGTTGCTGAAATTGTCCCTCCTAAAACAGGATCTTTTTTCCAAAAAATTCAAGGGTTGTTAGTCCAACCCGGACTGCGACAAATTGAGCAAGCGATCGCCGAAGTTAACCAAGAAATTGAACAGAATTTAGAAGGCTTAAATCAACAAGATAGAATCTCAATTATCAACCAATTAATTCTGACGGGAAAACGGCGAGAACTTTTAGCAGCGCGTTGGATTGCTAGTCAACTTTTGCCGGATACGACCTCACAAATTAGTGAAGATTCTGCAACTCTTACTCCTGATGATTTACCAACCTTTAATCGTTTAAATTCCGAACCCCAAAACGATTCTCCAGCAGGGGCATTAGTTTTAAATAATAACCCAATTATCTCTCAAAGTTCAGCAATTGTAACCAGTAAGTTAAAAGCTATTTTATTTGATAAAACCGTCCTAAAATTACAATCAGAATTAATCAATTCAACAGGAATACCTTTAGAAATCGATATTTTGAGATTGTCTAAAAAACGAGAATTATTATATATATTATTAAAACAATTAGAAATCTTATTAGATGAATTAATTTTATCCGAGGTTCAACCCGAACAATTTTCTGAAAAAATCCCTAATTTAGTACAAGAATTGTGGCAATCTTCCCTAACAGATTTTTTTGGGAAATATTATACTTTGACTACCAATAAAAAAGATATGGAAATCATTCCGATTTTATTAAAAGATGCTAACCTGATTCAACGAGATATTTTAAATAAAATTCCTCTAGTAGCGGACTTACTTGAGCATTTGGTATTTTGTAAACCCTTAAAAATTGATAATTTATCCTGTCCGGCTGGAGGTTTAGACGCCATGCAACGTTCAGAAGCGTTATTACAAAATTTATTAATTCAAGTCGCTAATGCGGTAATTCAACCTTTACTTAATTATTTTTCTGATTATGAAGAAATCAAACTCAAATTTTATGATCGACGTTTATTGTCAACCCGTGAAATTGAGAGATTTAGAAATAATTTATCTTGGCGATATCGTCTTTATCAATATGTAGCCGAACCCAAAGCGATTTTTGAAAGTTCATATTTACTCTTTATTTTAGGGGAAAGAGGCATTCAAAAACAAGTGATTTATTCACCCCGAAGGGAGGAATTAGAAAAATTATCAGGAATTCCCTTAGCGGTAACATTACTATTAGAAACGCGGGATGCTGTTGCTCCTCGTTTACGATCAGCTATTTCCTTTTTAGGGAGTGGAATTATTTATATTTTAACGAATGTTGTCGGTCGAGGATTAGGTTTAATTGGAAAAGGTCTTTTACAAGGGATTGGTACATCTTTTCAAGATAATCGCACGGGGAAGAAATAGATAAAGTTGATGGGATGGTGCGTGCGCTGCGCTTACGCACCCTACTTTTTTATTCGGGGTTAATTCCGAGCGATCGCAACTGTTCTGCTAACCTTTCTGCTCGTTGTTCAACGGCTTGTAAACGTTGCTGGGTTTGTTCAACCTCCTGTAAGGCGGTATTGAGTTGTTGAGAAATGTCTAAATAGCTAACAAAAGGTTGACCATCGGGACGATAAAGTTTTAATTCTTCCTCTGAACAATTAAAACGAATTCCTAAACGAGGACTCACCCAATTTTCCATTGTTTCAATCACTTCTAAACCCTCTTCTCCGCGTAACCAACCCGTTAAATCATTCTTATCGGGATCATAAATATAATATTCTTCTACACCATAACGGTTATAAAATACTTGCTTTTTATTCATTTCCGTTAAGGTATTTCCAGGGGAAAGAATTTCAAAGGCGACTTGGGGAGAAATATGATTTTCTCTCCACTGCATATAAGATCCGCGATCGCCTTTAGGAACACCAAAGACCACCATAACATCCGGTGCTTGACGGATTTTATTATTTCCTTCAACCGCATACCACAGCAAATCACCCGCTACAAATACGTTAGGATCATGAGCAAATAACCATTCTAAATTATGGTAAATCACCGTAATCCAGCGAAATTGTTTAGTATTATCGGACATGGGTTTTCCATCGCTATCGGGGTAAATAATATTGGTTTTTGACCATTCTTCTAGTCCAACCATAAACCTCCTGTTGTTGATAGATGATTGAAAAAATAGATTTATCTAATAGTAGCAGTTTCCCACCAACTCAGCAAAGGATGATTTCTATGGGGAATATACCGTCCTTTAACGTTGATATTATCAAGTACAGTCCGTAATTTTTCTGGATTAATATTAGCTGATTCTGACCAATATTTAATAATTTCTAAGGTTGAAAAAATTTGTAGATTAAGTGCTTCTTTTTTACAAAATGTAATTGCTTTTTTATCATCTGTTGCCATAGCATATTCTCGATGAACAGCGATCGCACAAGTCGCTGATTCACCATCATCTCCCAGTTCAAACGCATAATTAATAAAGGTTTCTTCCTCTGCTTCTGATTCAAAATCTACAACAAAAAGTAACTCTTGTTCAATCGCCCTTTCTAACTGAGTTGCATCTTCATTTTCCTGATTTTCAAGTCTTCGCAGGGTCAATAGTTCTCGTTCTTTGACTACTTCTGTTACCACAACTTGGGCAGGAATAGTCTTTAATATTGATAGGAAATTGCCCGACGCGCAAAAGTTCAAAATACAACAGGTATCAAGAACAATATGGGAGCTTTTAATCAACATAAATAATTCTCCCCAATCTTACCCTTGACGCAAATCTAAATGAGCAATTTCCTCCATCATTCCACTTGAATGCTGTCGTAATATCTCGGCAATACGACGAGTTTCTAAGCGATCAACACCCAGGAAATCAGCAAAACGTCCTTCAGTAATCAGTCCTTGATCAAACGCTTCAATGGCAAGGTATTGATAGTGAATGGGAAGCATATCAGTGCGCTGTGGAATTTCTTCTAACTCAAGTTCCTGTTGCACTTTTCTAACTTTTAATCCGCGATCGCGCAGTCGCTCTACAGTACCAGAAGGGATCAATTTTATCGATTCTAATCGATTACCCAGGGCTTCAATAGACACCCCATAATAATGAGCCAAGGTAAATAAATTAGTCGGAGTAAACTTTCCGTGAGTCTGGTACATATCATTAAACCGTTTCAATAAACCACTGGTTGGCATTAGAAAATGGTCAGGGAAACTGTCAGCTAGTCGTTCAGTATCTGGCTTTCTTTGGTACTGATTTTCATAGTCCAGTACAGGCTTCCGTCGATGGGCAAGAAAATGAAGATATTCATGAGCTAATGACCAACGCCGTCTTTCCTCTGGGTGTTTAGCATTAATCGCAATACAGCCACCCAGTTGTTCATCGTAGCTATATAAACCTGAATATTTAGATGGCATTTCTAAATAGAAAATACGCAGTCCTACACTCTGTTCTAAAACGTCCCGAAGAATGGGAATTGGACTATCACCAAGCCCTAATCGTTGACGTTCTGCAATAGCAATACTTTCTGCTGCCACCTCTATTGGCATATTTGTGACATCATATTCTTGAGGATAATTCCGAGGAAGAGGAGCATCCATAATCTTCTCAAGTTCTAAATAGTTTTGACAGAGTTCCTCTAAGCGCAAAATCGCAGGATTAATTTGAGCTTCTTCTGTCTCACTACGTCGATAAGCAGCGCGAAATTGAACCTCAAAAGGCTCGATAATGGGGCTTTGTCGAACAAAATTACTAACAGCTTGCCCATAAGCACGAGCCAGTTTAATAAGTTCGTTGGGTTTAAGGCGGCGTTCTCCTTTTTCAATTGCAACAATAGTTGTTCTTGCAGCATTAATAATTTGAGCAGCATCAGCTTGAGTCATGCCACATTTCTTACGCGCTTGTTGCAGTCGTTCACCCAATTGGCGGAGATCAATTTTATCGAGAATGTTGGCAGTCATAATGTTTTTCCTTCAACTTGACTGAACAGTAACTAGATGTTGATCTGATATCTGGTGATTGTTTTCTTGATCTAAAGTAATAGATTTTCTGCTCCAGCACTTCGATCCAACCAGGGATATCCCCTCGTTGCTAGGTTCTACCTAGCAATGCTTTCTTGCAGGCTCCGCCTGCTTTGCTGTTATCGGAGGCAGAGCCTCCTGTGAGGATTCCCTGGTGGAACCAGGGAAGCAGAGGGTGGAAGGGTTTATGAAATGATTTCGATGGGAATTAATCCGGGTAAATCTTGATAGTTTCGATAACTGGAATATCGCCAATGGAGGGGATCGTCAATATAGCCACGTTTAACTGGATTGTTATGAATATAGTCTAATTTTTGCCATAACATTTCTTCTGTGAGGATGGCTTGAGGATGAAAGCCTTCTTGCCAAAGTTGATATTCTTGATCGGTTTTATGGGGGAGTTTAGCGGATTTGAGTTGAGTTAATAGATGATGACTTTGATTTTCCTTGAGTTGATCAATAATAGAACGAGCGGTGAAGGATTTAAAGGTTCTGATTTCTTTGGATAAGTTTTCAGCAGTTCCAATTAAATGCAGATGGTTTTCCATTAAAACGTAGCTGTGTAAAATTAAGCGGTGTTGGTCGTGTAAAAACTTTAAGGAATTTAGGATAATTTGAGCAAATTCTGGATGGCTGAAAATGGGCATCCAGTTAACGGTTGTGCAAGTCACAAAATGGGGTCTATCTTCTAATACTTTATAGCGGCTACGTCCCATCTCGATTTAATTTTAGTTTGGTTTTTAGGGTTAAGTGATTTGATGATTATACTACCCCTCGTCCCCCTCGTTGCTAGGTTCTACCTAGCAATGCCTTCTTCCAGGCTCCGCCTGCTGTTATCGGAGGCAGAGCCTCCTGTGGACATTCCCTGGTTCCACCAGGGAAACCAGGGACTACCCCTCGTTGCTAGGTTCTACCTAGCAATGCCTTCTCGCAGGCTCCGCCTGCTGTTATCGGAGGCAGAGCCTCCTGTGAGCATTCCCTGGTGGAACCAGGGAACCAGGGATATCCCCTCGTTGCTAGGTTCTACCTAGCAATGCCTTCTTCCAGGCTCCGCCTGCTGTTATCGGAGGCAGAGCCTCCTNNNNNNNNNNNNNNNNNNNNNNNNNNNNNNNNNNNNNNNNNNNNNNNTAGGGCTTGCTGAATAAGTAACAGAAAAGGAAACGAATGATTAACTAGCGAATGAAGTTAGAAGGGTAAATCAGTTTTTTTGGNGAACCCTTATTCTACCGTTGGCGATCGCCAACTGTCCGAAGTGTTGATTTAATGGCGGGTTGCTTTTTTTTAACTAACTGATAAAATCAATAATTAAATTGTATACATAAATATTAATAATGAAATGTTAGAAAGGGTAGAACTTCGTAACTTTAAAAGTCATCGTTCAACACAACTGAGTTTAGATGATTCACGCCTACACGCACTTGTAGGACAGAATAGTTCTGGTAAGACATCAGTTTTGCAAGCATTACATTATCTGAGTCGGCTTGCTGGTTATGATTATTCATCATTTGCGAATATTTTTCAGAATGAAAGATCCCCTGAATTTCTGACAACAACGGGTCAAAATAATATGTCTGTTATTGGAAGTGGTTTCTGGGGATATAATAACCCAAAAAACTGGGAAGCATCCTATCATTGGGAAAAAGAAGGTAATCCTCCCTGGGTTCCAACAGCATCATGGAAGGTTGATCAAAATCAGGGAAATGTGAAAGGATGGAATAGCTCATTAAGTAATGCTACAGAACCTATACCCCAAGCTTTAAGATACTCGGTTCACCTAAAGCTAGTAGCCACAAATCTTGCTCAAGCAGCTTATAGTGATGCCATTACGCCGCGAGTTGAGTTCGATGGTTCAGGGTTAGCACCAACCTTAGATTATCTTCGTAATGAAGCACCAGATAAATTCCAATCTTTACAAGAAATGTTGAAAAGAATTGTTCCTGGTGTTAGGGAGGTAGGGGTAAGACGAGCTAAGGTTAAAGTCAATCGTCTACGCTTAATCGAAGTCGATGGAAAATCTATTTCATACGAAGAAAGTCAGGAAATAGCAGGGCAAGAAGTTGTCCTAGATATGAATACAGGTGAACGAATTCCAGGCCATGCTATTAGTGAGGGAACAATGCTCACTCTGGGATTATTGACTGTTCTGATGAGTCCTAAACAACCTAATTTAGTGTTACTTGATGATATTGAACAGGGACTACACCCCAAAGCTCAACGAGAATTAATGACTGTTTTTAAGGAAATTATTCAAGACAACAACTATCTGCAAATTATTTTTTCAACCCATTCACCTTATATTGTGGATGAACTGACTCCTTCTCAAGTCCATGTATTAAGTAATGCGAATTCTGGTTTTACTTGTTGTAAAAGGTTGGATGAACATCCTGATGTAGAATGGGCAAAACAAACTTTAACTACTGGAGAATTCTGGGATGCTGAGGGAGAAGATTGGGTGGTTGCAGGAGAAAGAAATGATTGAATTTATTGTGATTGTAGAAAGTAGTGCCGATGCACGAACTGCTACTCAATTAGCCGAGCGCATTTTAGTAGATAAAATTGAATGGTTAGAAGATGAACAGCTTCAATATTTATTCCGATGGAGTGGTTTAGAAGCGGGTACAGAGCATTCTTGCTGGACAAATATCATTGATATAACTCAACGTCTTTCTGCTCAATTTAAGTTCCCCAAAATCCGATCCAATGGAAAATTAAAAACGGATGGTCAATCAGCTTATAAAGTTTTGACATTAATCAATTTTCTACAATATAAACAAAATAGGAATATTAAAGCTGTTATTTTTATTCGTGATTTAGACAATCAACCGGAACGAAAGGAACATATCAAGCAAGCGCGTTCAGAACAGAAAGATCAATTAGAAATTGTTATTGGTACAGCCGACCGAATGCGGGAAGCATGGGTTCTAAATGGGTTTATTCCTTTGGTTCAAAAGGAAGAACAAATGTTAGAAGATATAACACAAAAATTGACCTTTGATCCTTGTAAAGAATCACACAGATTACGATATAAGTTATTTGATGAACCTGATCGAATTAGAAATCCTAAAGTTGTTCTCGAAAAGTTAACAGGAGGCGAGATAGAACGTGAACAGAAGTGTTGGAAAGAGACGAGTTTGGAACTTCTCAAAGAAAGGGGTATTCATACAGGATTAACAGACTATATTGATGAAATTGAGCAACGATTGATTCCTATTTTATCTGAGTAAAAGTTAACATTTTTAGTTGGTGCGTGCGCTGCGCTTACGCACCCTACTTTTTAGAGGGTAGCGATTAGACGAGCTTGTTGAAAAGGGCGATCGCAAATTATACTATTATATTCACAAGTCATTTCAATTTCATCAATCCAGGCTTTTTGTAAATTAAATCCATGTAATTGTAACTGAATTTGATGATATGAAAAGGGATAATCCCCTTGTTGTTCCCAAGTCAATGTCATTGAATTTCCGTTTTCCTTCATCCCATCTCCTGAAGACTCAATAGTATTTGGCTCAGTTTCGGCTAGTAAGTTAGGAAGTAGTTGATTGGTTGTTGCTGAGGTGAAACTGGGTTGAAGTTGAAATTGATCGATTCTTGAGGTTTCATATCCATCTCCCTCATCACTATATAATATTCCTTGAGCGGTTTTATCACGGGTTGGATAGAGATGTAAGATTAATGTTTTTCCCTCTTCCATTGGAATAATACTTCCGGCTTTTATTAATAGCGGAATTCGTTCTAAAGGAGCATCGAATTCAACGGTTTGGGAACCTGTTAATTGTTGATCATCCCAAAAATGATACCATTCTCCTTGAGGTAAATAGACACTGCGCGATCGCATTCCAGATTCATAAATCGGACAGATCATTAAAGCATTCCCTAATAAAAACGCATCATCAATACCCCATAAATTACTATCCGTTGGATCAAGCCAAAATATCGGACGCACTGGGGGATATCCTTTTTGATGGGTTTCCCAAGTTAAGGTATAAATATAGGGAATTAATCGATAACGTAATTTCAAGAATTCGCGTAAAATATTTAACGTTGGTTCTCCATATATCCAAGGGGTTCGATGTTCCACGTTATTAGAAGAATGAGTCCGATAAAACATCATAAAACTCGACATTTGAAACCAACGTAAATACAATTCTGCGCTAGGGTTTCCTTGAAAACCTCCGGTGTCTGAACCACTATAGGGAATACCGGATAATCCTAACCCAATAACGGTTGAAATAGTTTGACGTAAAGCCGCCCAACTCGACTCAATATCCCCCGTCCAAACCCACGCATAACGTTGTAAACCTGCCCACCCTGCACGAGATACAATAAAAGGGCGTTGATGGGGTCGAGATTGACGTAAACTTTCAAAAGCGGCGGAGGTTTGTAACATTCCATAAACGTTATGAATTTCTCGATGATCTCCGCCTCGACCTTCAACAAAATGACGAGTTACTTTTGGTAATGAACGATCTCCCCAAGCAATAAAAGCCGCAGGTTCGTTCATATCATGCCAAAACCCACCAACTCCAACTTCTAATAAATATAAATATTGTCGTGTCCACCAACGGCGTACCATTGGATGAGTAAAATCAGGAAAAACTGTCCATCCCGGCCATACAGGAGCTATTACTAATTCACCATTGGGATATTTACAAAAAGCATGAAGAATTTGCCCCTGTAAAAACATTTGATTATGGCGAGTATATTTAACTCCGGGGTTGAGAATACTAATAAATTTTACCCCATGTACTTCGAGTTCTTGAATAAAGCGTTGTAAGTCAGGAAATCGTTTAGGATCAATCGTAAACGCTTGATAATCTACCATGACATCAATATCAAGATGAATGGCACTTAATGGCAGATCATTTTTTTCAAAATGGCGATAGGTTTCTCTAACTTGGGTTTCAGTTCCAAACCCCCAACGAGAATGATGATAGCCTAATGCCCAACGGGGAGGAAGGGGAGAATGTCCGGTTAATTCAGTGTAATTTTTGATTAATTTAGGAACAGAACCAAGGGTGAAATAATAGCGCAATGCACCGCCGCTAAAATTGGCTATTGCTGTGTCTGAAAATTGAAAAATAGCTTCATAAGGATTTTCATAAAAAATTAAATAACTGCCTTGTTCATGTAATCCTAAATATAGGGGAATACATAAATATATGGGGTCAGAACCGGGGCTATATTGTCCGGCTGCGTCAAAATTCCACATTCTAAATTTTTTCGGCTCTGCGGTGGGTTTCCCTTTTTTTGTAACTTCTTTGGCTAATCGTAAATTTAAGGGAAATGCACGTTCTCCTAAACCATAAATATGTTCTTCCGAGCGTAAATTAGCTCGATGTATCCATTGTTCTTCTAATTTTTCTGGAGGATATTCTTCGCGGATTAATTGGTGTTGATGATCGAAAAATTTCAGATGACCTTGATCTTGAACCTGGATCGTTAATGTTGTGTTTGGGGAGGTAACTGTCCAAGCATTTTCAAGTTGATTTAAAAGGGGGTTAATGGTTTCCCATTCCTGACGTTCAATGCCATAGGGATAGGGTAAAACGCTGGGTTTCCAAGTGATTCTAACGAAATCATCGGTTAAAAATGTAAGCTCTAACTCTGCTTTTTCAAAATAAAATATTGTGCCTGTTTCTGTATTTTCTGCTCTTAATAATTTCCCTGGTGTTTCTCCTGTTTTTGAGGAATGGGGTTGTAGGGGGGGAATATTACGGTCAGCGCGATCGCGTTTATAAGAATATAAGATAGCTTGAGGGGTGTAGGTTAAATAAATCAAATTGCCCCAGAAGAATTTCCATTTTAAATATATTTTTTTCAGGAAATTTTTCATATTATTAAAACAATAAACTTTGGGCTAAAAAGAACAAAACTCTAAGCTATTTTAACAAGGGAAAAACTGGGGGAAACCTCTCTCGCCCCCAGGCGTAGCCTGTTGATAAATTTATCAAGATTTAACATCCTTAAGCTGCTTTTGGTGTTTGTTGATCTTGGAAATTGGGTTGGGGAGTTGGTTCTAATGTCCAACCTGCTTTGAATAATTTTTGATAGGTTGCCCACCCTTTAGAACCACCGGGAATCGTATAATCAGGAATAGAGAAGTTAGCCATTAAATAATAAGGAACCCAAGGCTTATTGGCATCAAGTCGCAGATGTAGAACTGTTGTTCCATTACTTCCAAGCCGGGGTATCCAACACATTTGTCCAGTCATAATTGACTCCTTTTTTAATTATAATCTTGATTTCAATCAAGCAAGGTTAAACTATCACACGTTCTCGCAATCCTTAGTTTTATTCTGTTTCAGCAAAAATCAATTGACCTCTACATAAGGTGGGATTTACCTAGGAAAATAAATCTATCTTTCTAGGTAATAGATGGGGAGGATTTTGTATTTCTCCCCTACATCCCACCCCTAGGCTTGCTTCCAAATTTGTTGAATATCCCCCGGAAGCCACCCTGTAATTTCTTGAATCCGTTCTTTAGAAAGTTCGGCTTTTGTAGCAGAAAATACGGCTTTAATTACGGTTTCTGCATTCGTTGTTGGCGGTAAACCGCCTTCATTAGCAACACGAATCAGGAATTTTTCAGAATCAATTCCTGATAAACCAGGCCCTTTCAATGGCGGACGAATACGGCTTAAAAAACCGACAATAGGATTTGTATCTTGCCACAACTCAGCAATTTCCATTTGTAGCCTTTTATTGGAAGTTGGTATCACTTCTTTATGCAATTCTTCAGCAACGTGATCGGCGGTTTCTGTACTCATCACATCGCGCATCACCCGAAAGACAACTTCTGTAATATCTCTGGCATCATAGAGATCAGAAAGACCTCCCTCAACCATGACTTTTTGTAAAAATGCCTTGTCTTTTTCTTGAATTTCCTGATTAGCATCGGGTTGTTTTTGTTGAGTTTGTTCTGCGGTCATGATTTTACCTCTTTTCAAAGTTTAACTGTATTTAAGAAGGTAGAGGAGAAGTGGTAAAAGTGAATCTTTCAAAAGATAGGGGTATTCATTTGGGGTAAAAATTATATCCCAAGATATAAGACATTTATTTGTGGGCTTGTCAAGATGAAATTATGAATACAACACAACGTTTAGCCACTTTAAACCGTATCCGTAAACTCAGCCGTTTAATGGATACTTCGATTCGGATTCCGGGCCTAGGTTT is from Planktothrix serta PCC 8927 and encodes:
- a CDS encoding DUF3685 domain-containing protein; translated protein: MTPSPVQLLIIDDDPIFQMGLRTALEPFSDLEVIADVESRDAALQVLESRSQINIDGNNQKPVDLIILELGLKIEQNPGIQTHPICDFCQQLKTQYPQIPILLLTAIKQPNLLLNAQKLGVDGYCAKGIPVTELVSIIRQMAAGERYWLESLAVLNREPVAEIVPPKTGSFFQKIQGLLVQPGLRQIEQAIAEVNQEIEQNLEGLNQQDRISIINQLILTGKRRELLAARWIASQLLPDTTSQISEDSATLTPDDLPTFNRLNSEPQNDSPAGALVLNNNPIISQSSAIVTSKLKAILFDKTVLKLQSELINSTGIPLEIDILRLSKKRELLYILLKQLEILLDELILSEVQPEQFSEKIPNLVQELWQSSLTDFFGKYYTLTTNKKDMEIIPILLKDANLIQRDILNKIPLVADLLEHLVFCKPLKIDNLSCPAGGLDAMQRSEALLQNLLIQVANAVIQPLLNYFSDYEEIKLKFYDRRLLSTREIERFRNNLSWRYRLYQYVAEPKAIFESSYLLFILGERGIQKQVIYSPRREELEKLSGIPLAVTLLLETRDAVAPRLRSAISFLGSGIIYILTNVVGRGLGLIGKGLLQGIGTSFQDNRTGKK
- a CDS encoding glycoside hydrolase family 31 protein, with amino-acid sequence MKNFLKKIYLKWKFFWGNLIYLTYTPQAILYSYKRDRADRNIPPLQPHSSKTGETPGKLLRAENTETGTIFYFEKAELELTFLTDDFVRITWKPSVLPYPYGIERQEWETINPLLNQLENAWTVTSPNTTLTIQVQDQGHLKFFDHQHQLIREEYPPEKLEEQWIHRANLRSEEHIYGLGERAFPLNLRLAKEVTKKGKPTAEPKKFRMWNFDAAGQYSPGSDPIYLCIPLYLGLHEQGSYLIFYENPYEAIFQFSDTAIANFSGGALRYYFTLGSVPKLIKNYTELTGHSPLPPRWALGYHHSRWGFGTETQVRETYRHFEKNDLPLSAIHLDIDVMVDYQAFTIDPKRFPDLQRFIQELEVHGVKFISILNPGVKYTRHNQMFLQGQILHAFCKYPNGELVIAPVWPGWTVFPDFTHPMVRRWWTRQYLYLLEVGVGGFWHDMNEPAAFIAWGDRSLPKVTRHFVEGRGGDHREIHNVYGMLQTSAAFESLRQSRPHQRPFIVSRAGWAGLQRYAWVWTGDIESSWAALRQTISTVIGLGLSGIPYSGSDTGGFQGNPSAELYLRWFQMSSFMMFYRTHSSNNVEHRTPWIYGEPTLNILREFLKLRYRLIPYIYTLTWETHQKGYPPVRPIFWLDPTDSNLWGIDDAFLLGNALMICPIYESGMRSRSVYLPQGEWYHFWDDQQLTGSQTVEFDAPLERIPLLIKAGSIIPMEEGKTLILHLYPTRDKTAQGILYSDEGDGYETSRIDQFQLQPSFTSATTNQLLPNLLAETEPNTIESSGDGMKENGNSMTLTWEQQGDYPFSYHQIQLQLHGFNLQKAWIDEIEMTCEYNSIICDRPFQQARLIATL
- a CDS encoding AAA family ATPase, whose product is MLERVELRNFKSHRSTQLSLDDSRLHALVGQNSSGKTSVLQALHYLSRLAGYDYSSFANIFQNERSPEFLTTTGQNNMSVIGSGFWGYNNPKNWEASYHWEKEGNPPWVPTASWKVDQNQGNVKGWNSSLSNATEPIPQALRYSVHLKLVATNLAQAAYSDAITPRVEFDGSGLAPTLDYLRNEAPDKFQSLQEMLKRIVPGVREVGVRRAKVKVNRLRLIEVDGKSISYEESQEIAGQEVVLDMNTGERIPGHAISEGTMLTLGLLTVLMSPKQPNLVLLDDIEQGLHPKAQRELMTVFKEIIQDNNYLQIIFSTHSPYIVDELTPSQVHVLSNANSGFTCCKRLDEHPDVEWAKQTLTTGEFWDAEGEDWVVAGERND
- a CDS encoding Uma2 family endonuclease; protein product: MVGLEEWSKTNIIYPDSDGKPMSDNTKQFRWITVIYHNLEWLFAHDPNVFVAGDLLWYAVEGNNKIRQAPDVMVVFGVPKGDRGSYMQWRENHISPQVAFEILSPGNTLTEMNKKQVFYNRYGVEEYYIYDPDKNDLTGWLRGEEGLEVIETMENWVSPRLGIRFNCSEEELKLYRPDGQPFVSYLDISQQLNTALQEVEQTQQRLQAVEQRAERLAEQLRSLGINPE
- a CDS encoding REP-associated tyrosine transposase, with protein sequence MGRSRYKVLEDRPHFVTCTTVNWMPIFSHPEFAQIILNSLKFLHDQHRLILHSYVLMENHLHLIGTAENLSKEIRTFKSFTARSIIDQLKENQSHHLLTQLKSAKLPHKTDQEYQLWQEGFHPQAILTEEMLWQKLDYIHNNPVKRGYIDDPLHWRYSSYRNYQDLPGLIPIEIIS
- a CDS encoding TetR/AcrR family transcriptional regulator, coding for MNGVEQTELSQLDTICEKAEQIFEGALQEFLVHGYAGTSMDRVATSAGVSKATIYNHFGDKEGLFIALVKRLAQKKYQIFVESHKAELMQAEPAIALRKLANTILDHSMQDQEYLAFIRLVIGESGRFPELAKTFVHNLGKPGIQVLTEYLTNQRYIMIRDPEATARVIIGTLAHYVLLQEILQGKEIVPMERDRMINTLVDLISPNLTSAS
- a CDS encoding XRE family transcriptional regulator; translated protein: MTANILDKIDLRQLGERLQQARKKCGMTQADAAQIINAARTTIVAIEKGERRLKPNELIKLARAYGQAVSNFVRQSPIIEPFEVQFRAAYRRSETEEAQINPAILRLEELCQNYLELEKIMDAPLPRNYPQEYDVTNMPIEVAAESIAIAERQRLGLGDSPIPILRDVLEQSVGLRIFYLEMPSKYSGLYSYDEQLGGCIAINAKHPEERRRWSLAHEYLHFLAHRRKPVLDYENQYQRKPDTERLADSFPDHFLMPTSGLLKRFNDMYQTHGKFTPTNLFTLAHYYGVSIEALGNRLESIKLIPSGTVERLRDRGLKVRKVQQELELEEIPQRTDMLPIHYQYLAIEAFDQGLITEGRFADFLGVDRLETRRIAEILRQHSSGMMEEIAHLDLRQG